The genomic segment GCAAAGACAGCCGGAACGGAGAGTAGGTAGCTATATGAGAAAGAAACGGTTTGCTTTTACAAATGAATTACTGTTGATTGCCGTTATTGTATGCGAAATTATCTTATTCGGTATGTTGAACCCGCGCTTTTTACGTCCGATTGTACTGCTCGGTTCAATCAATGACTTTATTTCAATCTGCATCATCTCGCTTTTTGTAACGATGGTTATTATTGCCGGCGGGATGGATATTCAGGCAGGTTCAATAGTCGGGCTTTCGTCGATTGTTGTGGGCGTATTCTTTCAAAGCGGTGTAAATATCTATGCGGCTTGCTTGCTTGCAATTATCGCAGGCATACTGTGCGGACTGTTAAGCGGTTTTATTATTGCGTATACCAATGTGCCGCCCATGGTCGTAACACTCGGCGGTTCGTTTTTATATTCCGGTTTAGCGGTTTCGATTACCCGTATTGCAAAGGTTGAACTGTACAAGGGTATCAGCGGTTTCCCTGCTGCATTTACGGCAGTTACGCAGTTCCGTTTTTTTGGAATTATTCCTTCTCAAATTTTATTGTTTTTAATTATGGCGATAATTGCCTATATTATTCTGCACCGTACTGCCTACGGACGTTCCGTGTATTTGTGCGGTATTAACTCGAATGCAGCCGAATTTTCCGGGGTAAATACGCGATTTATCAAGATGACGACGTATGCGCTTTCCGGAGCCGGTGCGGCGATCGCCGGGATTGTACTTACCTCATATCTTGGCACGGCAAAGGCGGACTTTGGTAAAGAATTAACCCTGCCGGTTATAACAGCTGTCGTACTCGGCGGTACGGCAATTACCGGCGGGAGCGGCAGTATTTTCGGGACGGCGCTTTCCGCACTGGTAATCGGAATTATGCGATTCGGTTTATCGATGGCTGGAGTCAATACTCAGTATCTTGATATACCGGTCGGCATGTTACTGCTTATTATTGTTGCATCTCGCGGATTTTCCGGGAAAGGTTTTTCGAGCAATCTCACCGGTATTTTCCGCAAGCGATAGGGGGCATTTTTAAAAAACAAATTTTATTTTTTAAAGATGTCTATAGGTGAAAACAACGGACGACAAAATCAGGAGGTAAAAAATGAAAAAACTGATGTCGATTATGTTGGCAGCGCTCTTGGTCGGCGTACCGGTATTTGCCGGCGGCTCAAGTGATCAGGGCTCTGGTGGTTCAAAGAAAGACGTTGTTGTCGTATTTATTCCGAAAATCAGCGGCAATGCTTTTTTTGAAGTAGCAAATGAAGGCGCTCAAAAACTGGCAAAGCAGGTCGGTTTTACCGTAAAGTATGACGGCAGCCCCGATGCAGCAGTGGCGAATCAGGTTAATATCATTAACAATGCTATTCAGCAAGGTGCCGATGCAATCTCAATTTCGACCGTTGATGCAGCCGGTGTCGATCAAGCATTGAAAGCAGCTCGCAAAGCCGGCCTTGCCGTTATGACATGGGACTCCGATTCCAATCCTGATGCTCGGCAGCTTATGACATCTCAGGGAACCCCCGATATCCTCGGCAAAATGCTTGTAGATATGGGCGTTACCTCTCTTAAAGAAAGAGGTAAAAATCCCGATACGGATGTTATCAAATACTGCTGGCACTATTCTCAGGCAACGGTTACCGATCAGAATTCATGGCATGTCGCAGGCGAAGCTTATATTCGCCAAAAGTATCCCAAATGGGTTAATGTTGCGCCGGATAACTATTATTCGAACCAAGATGCGGAGCGTGCAATTACAGTTGGAGAAGCGGTTCTGTCTGCTCACAAAGATATCGACTTAATTATTTGTAACGACTCGACTGCTCTTCCCGGTCAGTGCCAAGCCGCACAAAACCTTGGTCTTAATCAGAAAAAGGTAACCATTACCGGTTTTGCAACACCGAATGCGATTAAGGGCTATTGCCGTGCAGGTATTCTTACTCGCTGGGGCTTGTGGGATTGCGGTATTCAAGGTGCAATTTCCTGTTACCTCGCCTACTGGGCAGCAACAGGACACAGTATGAAAGTCGGCGACACAATCGATATTCCTACCATCGGTAAGGTAACTATTCAGCCGAACACGGTACTTGATCCGAAATCTTATACGGCAAACGATTCCGGTGTTGTATTGCTTCCGGAGCGTGCAGTATTCACAAAAGAAAACATGGATAAGTATAACTTCTAAATAGAGGTTATAGGGGAACCTTTAAAGACACAGCCGTTTTTAGAGGTTCCCTGTTATCACTTTTAATGATAGGAATGATAGTATGGCAGATTTAGACGGTTTAAAAACAGCTCACGATTATCACACGGATGTCCCTTTTGCCGTTGACGGTGCATTTTATGTCAAGGGGGCCGGCAATCTCGACTGGGGTATGAAAAAACACCTCTCGAATATTTTTAATCCTCAAACCGGTAATACCGTGATGTTCGCATTTGATCACGGTTATTTTATGGGGTCCGTTTCGGGGCTCGAACGGCTCGACCTTTTAATTCCCCAGCTTAATGATCATGTCGATGTCCTTATGGCAACACGAGGAGCATTGCGCACCTGTGTACGCCCTGATTGCAAAAAAGCTATTGCGCTCAGAGTGTCTTCCGGTTCTTCTATGGTACAGGATGACTTAACCCATGAAGTTGTTGCCGTCAATATTGAAGATGCGATAAGGATGAATGCCGACTGTCTTGCAGTTCAGACTTTTATCGGCGGCGACGGTCAGCTGGAAAGCATCGATAATCTTTCTGCGGTTATTAATGCGGGAATCCGTTATAGCATACCGACCCTTGGCGTAGTCGCAGTCGGTAAGAATATGGAACGCACCGCACAGTATTTTAAACTTGCAACACGTATTATTGCCGAACTCGGTGCAAACATCATAAAAACGTATTATTGTGAAGATTTTGAAGAAATCGTTGCTGCATGTCCGGTACCGATTGTAGTAGCCGGCGGGAAAAAGCTCCCCGAAAAAGAAGCGCTCGAATTGGCTTATCATGCAATCCGCGACGGAGCCAGAGGGCTTGATATGGGACGTAATATTTTTCAGAGCGCTCATCCTGTAGCAATGGCCGATGCAATCGGAAAAATCGTTCACCACAAATATACCGACAAAGAAGCGTTTGAATTCTATACGGAACAAATTAATAAAAAATAGGCATTGGACTAGGGCAAACGAATCTGACATGTTTGCCCTTTCTCTCAGCTTTTTAGTAGGAAGGGGCTGTCAAAAAAACTGAAAGCCTATCGGCTTCCGGATATTCTCCATGCCCTACGTCGGGGTTGTTGATTGTAATGCAAAAATTTTCAAAATATAATATAATTATTTCTATGAAAGTTTATCTTGATAACTGTTGTTACAATCGACCATATGACGATCAAAGTTTTCTACCGATTTCACTTGAAACACAGGCAAAGCTGCTTGTTCAATTGCTTATAAAAGAAAAGCACCTAGAACTTACTTCTTCTTTCATTTTGGAATATAAAAATTCTTGCAACCCATATATGGATAGAAAAATTGCAGTAAAGAACTTTTTGGAAGACAATGTTTCCGATTATGTAAGTAGTGAAAAATCAGAAGAGGTCATTACAAAGGCAAAAATAGTGATTGCAACAGGAGTAAAGATGAAGGATGCTTGTCATATAGTTTGCGCTGAAATGATGAAATGCGACTACCTTTTGAGTACGGACAAAGGTATGTTGAAATATAAAAGTGATACTGTAAAATTACTTAACCCAATAGAATTCGTAGATTTGTTGAATGGAGGTAATGAAAAATGATGACTGAAATGATTGCACCGCCAACTACGATAGAACTCCTTTCACGTGGTATGGAATGTCTAGTAGAAGCTATGGGGGTCGTTGAAGCAGAATACTTTATTGCCGCTGTGCGCAGAGAACGATTCGATTATACAAAATGGCAAAGCGAACATTTTGATAAAATGAATTTAGAAACTTTTGTTCATAACGCAAAAGCTTACGCTCAAAGTATGGGACGGTAAACACGTTTAACAGCCATCATATTAATAGCAGTTTGGTAATTCATAATTTTGAATTAAAATTATGAATTACTACTGAGGCAATGTTCCGTTTTTCACAATACCGATGTATCTCCTACCGCCGTTTTGCAAGCGCCGTACTGATCCTCGTACCGATAAATTGAATAAGCTCTACCATCACTAAAATAACGATGACCGCCGCCAGCATAATATCACTGCGGAACCGCTGATAGCCGTATCGGATTGCCAAATCGCCGAGACCGCCGCCGCCGATTGCGCCCGCCATTGCCGAATACCCGATAAGGTTGATAATAGTAAGCGTAACACCTGCAACGAGGGGCGGCAACGCTTCCGGTATCATCACTTTAAAGATAATCTCCATAGTAGAAGAGCCCATCGCGAGAGCCGCTTGGATAACACCGCGGTCGATTTCCAGCAAAGCGCTTTCGATAACCCGTGCAACAAAGGGGGCGGCGGCGATGGAAAGCGGTACGACCGTTGCAGCAGTTCCGATACTGGTACCGATGATGAGCCGCGAAAACGGAAAGAGCAAAATCATCAATATAATAAACGGGAATGAGCGCAATACGTTCACTATCCGGTCGATAAGCTGGTGTAACACCGGTTTCGGCATAAGGTTCCCCTCCGCAGTGATGCATAACAGCACGCCGAGCGGCGCTCCGAGTATAAAAGAAAAAAGCGTAGAAAAAAATACCATTATAAGCGTTTGCGCCGTCGCGGTTCCTACAAGCTGCACTAAGGTTGACCATGAACTCATTTATGTGTCTCCTCTACTTTGATACCGTTTTGATTAAGATAAGCAAATGCTTTTTGCATATCTTCGGGTGAACCGTTAATATCGACAAAGAGGGTTCCGACCACCGTTTCTCCAACCTTCTGCATACCGCCTGCGCAGATGTTAAATTCAATATTGTAATCGCGGGAAATTTTACTCAAGACCGGCTCACTCGTGGGTTCACCGGAGAATCGGAGCGTATAGGCGCCGTCGCTTTTTGACCATCGAATAAGTTGCGTGTCTTCGGGATTGAGCGGGTTGATATGCATTAAGAAGTCTTTGGTTACTTCCGACTTCGGCGCAGAAAAGATTTCACGCACGGAACCCGTTTCGGCCACGGCGCCGTTATCGATAACGGCCACTTGCTGGCAGCAGTCGCGCACCACTTCCATCTGATGCGTTATCATCACAACACTTAAATTCATATCCTTTTGCAGCCGCTTGAGCAGCTCCAAAATTGAGCGTGTTGTCTGCGGGTCAAGTGCGCTTGTCGCTTCATCACAAAAGAGGATATCGGGAGAAACCGCCAAGGCACGGGCAATAGCCACCCGCTGTTTTTGTCCGCCGGATAGGGTACTTACCCGCGCATCACCGCGTCCTTCAAGCCCGACAACATTCAGCATTTCTTCCACTTTTGCTGCAATAGCACGCTTCGGCATTCCGGCAATTTCAAGCGGATAGGCAATATTACCCGCAGCCGTGCGCGATGCAAATAAATTGAAATTCTGAAAAATCATCCCGATTTTTTTATGTTGATTGCGTAGGAGCTTGCCCGTCAAGGTGTCTACGCGGGAGTCTCCATAGTAAATCTCGCCCGAATCCACCGGTTCCAAAAGGCTTATCAGCCGCACGAGCGTCGATTTCCCCGCACCACTTTTTCCGATAATCCCGAAAATCGTATTGGAAGGAATTTCAAGACTGATATTATCCACCGCTTGAAGTTCTCCGTACCGTTTGTTTACGTTTACTAACCGTATCATCCGTACATACAAACAAAATATAAAAGCTCTGTCAAGTTATTGCCGATGCCTCAGGGTAAACGCATCAGACGTTTTGTTGATCACCCCGCAAAATCAGGAGGCTGTTCAAGCAGAGTTGAACCTCTTCGCGGTTCAAATGCTTGCCCAGCCTCCTGATTTTGCGATCTATATTCTATTCGTCTGATACATTTACCCATCTACTGGAAAAATGTGCGAAATTTTATTTCCTTAAAATGCAACAGTTGAACAAAATATGAATTTTGGAAACTGTTGCATTCGTGCGCGAAAAGCGCACACATCAATACGCAAGTTTTCGAAAGAAAACTTGACGGTTAATACATCCGCCAAGGATGGCAGTGGTTTTATACAGCAGCGATGTTTTGGCAAAGCCAAAACTCGCCTTCAACTGTTGTACACGGATGTACAACAGTTGAAGATGGTTCAAATGCTTGCCCACCCTCCTGATTTTGCGATCTATATTCTATTCGTCTGATGCATTTACCCATCTACTGGAAAAATGTGCGAAATTTTATTTCCTTAAAATGCAACAGTTGAACAAAATATGAATTTTGGAAACTGTTGCATTCGTGCGCGAAAAGCGCACACATCAATACGCAAGTTTTCGAAAGAAAACTTGACGGTTAATACATCCGCCACGGACGGCGGTGGTTAGAGCAGAAGCGATATTTTGGCTTTGCCAAAATTCGTTATCAACTGATGGACAGGGATGTTCATCAGTTGATGAAGGCATCATTGTAGACGCTCACCTTATACCTATGGAATTTCGCACAGAAGGAAGACAATCGTTAAAATTTTTTAATGCGATTGCTCTAGCCGATGCGTGTATCATAATAGTATGTTATATGTTTAAGAAACAGTTGATACACAAACGAGAGCTTCTAAAACTTACATCTTTTACAAAGTTCTCATATTGGAGGTAAACGTATGCATTTAAGACAAAGATTTCAAACGGTACTGTCATTTACCGCACTGTTGAGCATGGTTGTAATGATTTTTGTATCATCCTGCTCTGCAAGTCCTGCTTCTGCAACAACAGTATATGCTGACACAAAGCATTCGGAAGCAATTACAAAAGAGACGATTTCCTTGTTGGAAGGGCTGCAAAGTGCGAACCGGCAAGTATCGGCGGCAATTTTACCGTCAGTAGTAACGCTATCGGTTACGGAAATTAAGAAAGTCCGCAATCCCCTTTCGGGAGACGGTTTCCCGTGGTTCTTTTTTGGAATGCCTAATCAGAATAACGGTGAAAAATCCGAAGGGAACGATAACGGTGAACAGGAATATAAATCAGAAGGGATGGGTTCGGGTGTTATCGTTCGTAAGAACGGCAAT from the Treponema medium genome contains:
- the lsrF gene encoding 3-hydroxy-5-phosphonooxypentane-2,4-dione thiolase; protein product: MADLDGLKTAHDYHTDVPFAVDGAFYVKGAGNLDWGMKKHLSNIFNPQTGNTVMFAFDHGYFMGSVSGLERLDLLIPQLNDHVDVLMATRGALRTCVRPDCKKAIALRVSSGSSMVQDDLTHEVVAVNIEDAIRMNADCLAVQTFIGGDGQLESIDNLSAVINAGIRYSIPTLGVVAVGKNMERTAQYFKLATRIIAELGANIIKTYYCEDFEEIVAACPVPIVVAGGKKLPEKEALELAYHAIRDGARGLDMGRNIFQSAHPVAMADAIGKIVHHKYTDKEAFEFYTEQINKK
- a CDS encoding substrate-binding domain-containing protein — encoded protein: MKKLMSIMLAALLVGVPVFAGGSSDQGSGGSKKDVVVVFIPKISGNAFFEVANEGAQKLAKQVGFTVKYDGSPDAAVANQVNIINNAIQQGADAISISTVDAAGVDQALKAARKAGLAVMTWDSDSNPDARQLMTSQGTPDILGKMLVDMGVTSLKERGKNPDTDVIKYCWHYSQATVTDQNSWHVAGEAYIRQKYPKWVNVAPDNYYSNQDAERAITVGEAVLSAHKDIDLIICNDSTALPGQCQAAQNLGLNQKKVTITGFATPNAIKGYCRAGILTRWGLWDCGIQGAISCYLAYWAATGHSMKVGDTIDIPTIGKVTIQPNTVLDPKSYTANDSGVVLLPERAVFTKENMDKYNF
- a CDS encoding methionine ABC transporter ATP-binding protein translates to MIRLVNVNKRYGELQAVDNISLEIPSNTIFGIIGKSGAGKSTLVRLISLLEPVDSGEIYYGDSRVDTLTGKLLRNQHKKIGMIFQNFNLFASRTAAGNIAYPLEIAGMPKRAIAAKVEEMLNVVGLEGRGDARVSTLSGGQKQRVAIARALAVSPDILFCDEATSALDPQTTRSILELLKRLQKDMNLSVVMITHQMEVVRDCCQQVAVIDNGAVAETGSVREIFSAPKSEVTKDFLMHINPLNPEDTQLIRWSKSDGAYTLRFSGEPTSEPVLSKISRDYNIEFNICAGGMQKVGETVVGTLFVDINGSPEDMQKAFAYLNQNGIKVEETHK
- a CDS encoding ABC transporter permease codes for the protein MRKKRFAFTNELLLIAVIVCEIILFGMLNPRFLRPIVLLGSINDFISICIISLFVTMVIIAGGMDIQAGSIVGLSSIVVGVFFQSGVNIYAACLLAIIAGILCGLLSGFIIAYTNVPPMVVTLGGSFLYSGLAVSITRIAKVELYKGISGFPAAFTAVTQFRFFGIIPSQILLFLIMAIIAYIILHRTAYGRSVYLCGINSNAAEFSGVNTRFIKMTTYALSGAGAAIAGIVLTSYLGTAKADFGKELTLPVITAVVLGGTAITGGSGSIFGTALSALVIGIMRFGLSMAGVNTQYLDIPVGMLLLIIVASRGFSGKGFSSNLTGIFRKR
- a CDS encoding methionine ABC transporter permease, which codes for MSSWSTLVQLVGTATAQTLIMVFFSTLFSFILGAPLGVLLCITAEGNLMPKPVLHQLIDRIVNVLRSFPFIILMILLFPFSRLIIGTSIGTAATVVPLSIAAAPFVARVIESALLEIDRGVIQAALAMGSSTMEIIFKVMIPEALPPLVAGVTLTIINLIGYSAMAGAIGGGGLGDLAIRYGYQRFRSDIMLAAVIVILVMVELIQFIGTRISTALAKRR